The Agarilytica rhodophyticola genome has a window encoding:
- a CDS encoding DNA cytosine methyltransferase has translation MRVYYNECNKKKCSMLNALMCDGHISKGDIDDRSIKDVEAKDLHGYDRCHFFAGIGLWDYALNLAGWKNNLPVWTGSCPCQPFSTAGRQKAQEDDRHLWPEWERLIKECRPATVFGEQVANAITKGWLDDVYQGLETQGYAVGSVVLPACSVGAPHKRDRLWFVADTEYGWQGRNKARLSRKWLDYSKKEERSAARHEFGNGCSMGNNKNTGLQNWRKKTSIQSSLLKQQFGQPRSNDFWQATEWINCPDNKPRAIEPSIPLLAHGDTERMGLIHAAGDAIVPEVAAEFISAYILAQE, from the coding sequence ATGCGTGTTTATTACAATGAATGTAACAAGAAAAAATGTTCAATGCTTAACGCTCTTATGTGCGACGGGCATATTTCAAAAGGAGACATAGATGATAGATCAATCAAAGATGTTGAAGCAAAAGATTTGCACGGTTATGACCGGTGTCACTTCTTCGCAGGCATTGGGTTGTGGGATTACGCCCTTAACCTCGCAGGATGGAAAAATAATTTACCCGTTTGGACAGGCTCTTGCCCATGCCAGCCATTTAGTACAGCAGGTCGACAAAAAGCTCAGGAAGACGATAGACACTTATGGCCTGAATGGGAACGCCTCATTAAAGAGTGTCGCCCTGCAACAGTCTTTGGAGAACAAGTTGCAAACGCAATTACCAAAGGGTGGCTTGACGATGTTTATCAAGGGTTGGAAACGCAAGGCTACGCCGTCGGGTCGGTTGTATTGCCAGCTTGCAGTGTCGGTGCACCCCACAAACGAGACCGATTATGGTTTGTGGCCGACACCGAATACGGGTGGCAGGGGCGCAACAAAGCTAGACTTAGTAGAAAATGGCTCGACTATTCGAAGAAGGAAGAGCGGTCAGCGGCGAGGCATGAATTTGGAAACGGCTGCTCTATGGGTAACAACAAAAATACGGGATTACAAAATTGGAGAAAAAAAACCAGTATTCAATCCTCACTACTCAAGCAACAATTTGGACAGCCACGCAGTAACGATTTCTGGCAAGCAACGGAATGGATCAATTGCCCCGATAACAAACCAAGGGCAATTGAACCCAGCATTCCCCTGTTGGCTCATGGGGATACCGAGCGAATGGGTCTTATCCATGCGGCGGGGGATGCAATCGTACCGGAAGTCGCAGCAGAATTTATAAGCGCCTATATATTGGCTCAAGAGTAA
- a CDS encoding relaxase/mobilization nuclease domain-containing protein, whose translation MIIKASQRGNAGELARHLSNTQDNEHVTLHKLEQMSADTLRDALMEIEATAAGTRCKQPLFHCSFNPPANQNVSTQEFEEAAKATAKKLGLQDQPYAFVFHEKQGRRHAHVVWSRIDAEHMRAIHLPFFKNRLTELTKEIYLSKGWTLPHGLIDKSLRNPLNFTLTEWQQAKRSKSDPRLIKQILQKHWLHSKNQKIFEHNIEQHGLKLARGDKRGYVVVNWQGEVHSLSRQLGMKAKDLKSQLDPTDTLPSVDEVKAAFDQEKIKKLNHFLKEVEKRYVPKFKDLRQQRQAMQRAHKQARHHLKEKQQRRQQAEQEERQQRFNKGLRGFWDKIIGRKNRIEQRNQYEAYQALLRDQQERDHLIYSQLQERQELQQQIDKQRADIHQEREHAVTTMFEQERPKEIEQHLQRTKQRSIKRDFNLSL comes from the coding sequence ATGATTATTAAAGCATCACAGCGTGGCAATGCCGGGGAATTAGCACGGCATCTCTCAAACACACAGGATAATGAGCATGTGACGCTTCACAAGCTGGAACAGATGAGCGCGGATACGCTTCGTGATGCCCTCATGGAAATAGAAGCCACTGCCGCAGGGACGCGCTGTAAACAACCGTTATTTCATTGTAGTTTTAATCCCCCTGCTAATCAGAATGTGTCAACACAAGAGTTTGAAGAAGCAGCAAAGGCCACCGCCAAAAAATTAGGCTTACAAGATCAACCCTACGCCTTTGTCTTTCATGAAAAGCAAGGCCGCCGTCACGCGCATGTGGTGTGGTCACGGATTGATGCCGAGCATATGCGGGCGATTCATCTTCCGTTTTTTAAAAACCGTCTGACAGAACTCACCAAAGAAATTTACCTTTCCAAGGGCTGGACATTACCACATGGTCTGATTGATAAATCTCTTAGAAATCCATTGAACTTTACCCTCACTGAATGGCAGCAAGCCAAGCGCAGTAAAAGCGATCCACGCCTGATTAAACAGATTCTACAAAAGCATTGGCTGCATTCAAAAAATCAAAAAATATTTGAGCACAATATTGAGCAGCACGGCCTCAAACTTGCTAGAGGCGATAAGCGCGGCTATGTGGTAGTGAATTGGCAAGGGGAAGTACATTCGCTCTCACGACAGCTTGGCATGAAAGCCAAAGACTTAAAAAGCCAGCTTGACCCAACCGACACACTGCCAAGTGTAGATGAAGTGAAAGCGGCCTTTGATCAAGAGAAAATTAAAAAACTTAATCATTTCCTTAAAGAAGTGGAAAAACGTTATGTTCCTAAATTTAAAGATTTAAGACAGCAACGACAGGCAATGCAACGCGCCCATAAACAAGCGCGGCATCATTTAAAAGAAAAACAGCAGCGCCGACAACAGGCCGAACAAGAAGAGCGCCAGCAGCGCTTTAATAAAGGCTTGAGGGGATTTTGGGATAAAATCATAGGCCGTAAAAATCGCATTGAACAACGCAATCAATATGAAGCGTACCAAGCCCTGTTACGCGACCAACAAGAAAGGGATCATCTCATTTATAGCCAACTACAAGAACGACAAGAGTTACAACAGCAGATAGATAAACAGCGTGCAGATATACACCAAGAAAGAGAACATGCTGTAACAACCATGTTTGAACAAGAGCGCCCCAAAGAAATAGAACAACACTTACAACGTACAAAACAACGCTCAATTAAGCGAGATTTCAATTTGAGTTTATAG